A window of Primulina tabacum isolate GXHZ01 chromosome 4, ASM2559414v2, whole genome shotgun sequence contains these coding sequences:
- the LOC142542774 gene encoding protein CANDIDATE G-PROTEIN COUPLED RECEPTOR 7-like, translated as MSVSVIVLVLFSVASLAAAEIRHSEIRNDDRPIIAFDEFGFTHRGQLQLNITKLSLSGPPNPDTSILSKLGFFLCTRDAWIHVLQQIEDAEITCALGSDSVKKVFTFDALPNPIPTDWNLLYPESDADQYTLVFANCLQQFKISMNVRTAMYNLEGGKSDRRDYLSAGKTVLPRVYFLLSMIYFVLAAFWISVLYKKRLTVFGIHFFMLSVVVLKALNLLCEAEDKSYIKRTGSAHGWDVLFYIFSFLKGITLFTLIVLIGTGWSFLKPYLQDKEKKVLMIVIPLQVVANIAQVAIDETGPYGQDWVTWKQVFLLVDVVCCCAVLFPIVWSIKNLREAARTDGKAAVNLMKLTLFRQYYIVVICYIYFTRVVVYALETITSYKYLWTSIVAGELATLGFYVFTGYKFKPEAHNPYFVIDDEEEDAAAEQLKLDDEFEL; from the coding sequence ATGTCTGTGTCTGTGATCGTGCTGGTTCTCTTCTCGGTGGCTTCTCTGGCCGCAGCAGAGATCCGACACTCGGAGATCCGGAACGATGATCGACCCATAATCGCCTTCGACGAGTTTGGGTTCACACATCGGGGTCAGCTCCAGCTCAACATCACCAAGCTCTCTCTGTCCGGCCCCCCGAATCCCGACACCTCCATCCTCTCCAAGTTGGGTTTCTTCCTATGTACGCGCGACGCGTGGATACATGTCCTTCAGCAGATCGAGGATGCGGAGATCACCTGTGCACTGGGATCCGATTCAGTCAAGAAAGTCTTCACCTTTGATGCTCTGCCCAACCCTATTCCCACCGACTGGAATTTGCTCTACCCTGAATCCGATGCGGATCAGTACACTCTTGTCTTTGCTAATTGTCTTCAACAGTTTAAAATCTCCATGAATGTGCGCACCGCGATGTACAACCTGGAAGGCGGCAAGTCCGATAGACGTGATTATCTCTCGGCGGGTAAAACGGTCTTGCCTAGGGTTTATTTCCTCTTATCCatgatttattttgttttggcCGCGTTTTGGATCAGTGTTTTGTACAAGAAGAGGTTGACTGTCTTTGGGATCCATTTCTTTATGTTGTCGGTGGTGGTGTTGAAAGCGTTGAATTTGCTGTGCGAGGCTGAGGATAAATCTTATATCAAGCGCACGGGGTCTGCCCACGGGTGGGATGTGTTGTTTTACATTTTTAGTTTCTTGAAGGGTATCACTCTGTTTACTTTGATTGTCTTGATTGGAACCGGGTGGTCGTTCTTGAAGCCTTATTTACAAGATAAGGAAAAGAAAGTGCTCATGATTGTGATTCCGCTTCAGGTTGTAGCGAACATAGCGCAGGTTGCGATTGATGAAACCGGTCCATACGGTCAGGATTGGGTCACTTGGAAACAGGTGTTTTTGCTTGTTGACGTTGTATGTTGTTGCGCTGTGCTGTTCCCAATCGTTTGGTCCATCAAGAATTTGCGGGAGGCAGCAAGGACAGACGGGAAGGCTGCTGTGAATTTGATGAAGTTGACTTTATTTAGGCAGTATTACATTGTGGTTATATGCTACATATACTTTACGCGTGTCGTGGTTTATGCACTGGAGACTATTACTTCATATAAGTACCTCTGGACTAGCATTGTGGCAGGGGAGTTGGCTACACTGGGATTCTATGTATTCACGGGGTACAAGTTCAAGCCTGAGGCTCACAATCCATATTTCGTTATTGATGATGAGGAAGAGGACGCAGCAGCTGAGCAATTGAAGCTTGATGATGAGTTTGAGTTGTGA
- the LOC142542775 gene encoding uncharacterized protein LOC142542775 isoform X2 — MDFMGRRVQLRGSNAPKACMECPVGTYKDVEGSDPNLCRPCSLELLPARANFIYTRGGVTQSNCPYKCISDKYRTSKCYTPFEELIYTFGGPWPLSLLMLCVVMLLALLLSTLRIKLLGSGNSYDNANSLEHHSDHRFPYLLSLSEVRGSRAEETQSHVHRMYFMGPNTFREPWHLPYSPPAAIFEIVYEDAFNRFIDEINSVATYEWWEGSVHSILSVLAYPCAWSWKQWRRRNKIHQLQEFVKSEYDHSCLRSCRSRALYKGMKVGATPDLMVSYIDFFFGGDEKCLDTVTSVRKRFPMRIIFGGDGSYMSPYNLYSDTLLTNLIAQHVPSTVWSRLVAGLNAQLRTVRRGSIRTSLVPVINWLRSHGTPQLEFHGVKIELGWFQATASGYYQLGIIVVAGDYTLCDLHQSECLEHGDSFSRNFAAGTLSSVKLAEESQVYTSHLLSRKKITGGFNGGVINEASLKSLVYKRDYLYPFSLLLLNTRPVGRQETVQLMITIMLLADLLVTLLMLFLFYWISLGAFLALLLILPLSLLSPFPAGLNALFSNGPRRASLARVYALWNASSISNIGVAFICGIIHYITTSVNSQQKWSISHPREDDKWWILPTILLLFKAIQARFVDWNIANLEVKDFSLFSLDPDTFWTDESVS, encoded by the exons ATGGATTTCATGGGGAGAAGGGTACAATTACGGGGAAGCAATGCCCCAAAGGCCTGTATG GAATGCCCTGTCGGAACGTACAAGGATGTTGAAGGATCTGATCCAAATCTTTGTAGGCCTTGTTCCCTTGAGCTCCTTCCCGCTCGTGCTAATTTTATATACACGAGAG GTGGAGTCACCCAATCAAATTGTCCTTATAAATGTATATCTGACAAATACAGAACATCTAAGTGCTACACACCTTTTGAGGAGCTGATATATACATTTGGTGGCCCCTGGCCTCTTTCCTTACTCATGTTGTGTGTCGTCATGCTCCTAGCTTTGTTGTTAAGTACTCTAAGAATCAAACTGCTTGGATCAGGAAACTCATATGACAATGCGAATTCTCTTGAACATCATTCTGATCATCGTTTTCCTTATCTACTTTCATTATCTGAG GTTCGTGGTTCCCGAGCAGAAGAAACTCAGAGTCATGTACATAGGATGTATTTTATGGGTCCCAATACATTTAGAGAACCTTGGCATCTCCCATACTCACCTCCCGCAGCAATATTTGAGATTGT GTATGAAGATGCTTTTAACAGATTCATTGATGAGATAAACTCTGTTGCCACGTATGAATGGTGGGAAGGTTCAGTACATAGCATACTTTCGGTCCTCGCATATCCTTGTGCCTGGTCCTGGAAACAATGGCGTAGGAGGAATAAAATTCATCAGCTTCAGGAGTTTGTCAAGTCTGAATATGACCATTCTTGTCTTCGTTCTTGCCGATCACGCGCTCTATACAAAGGAATGAAG GTTGGGGCAACACCTGACTTGATGGTTTCTTATATTGATTTTTTCTTCGGCGGTGATGAGAAATGTTTGGACACGGTAACCAGCGTACGGAAAAGATTTCCCATGAGAATTATTTTTGGTGGGGATGGAAGTTATATGTCACCATATAATCTATATAGTGACACATTATTGACAAATCTCATCGCCCAG CAtgtaccttcaactgtctggagtcGTCTGGTTGCTGGTTTGAATGCTCAGCTGAGGACAGTGAGGCGTGGGTCTATCCGCACCTCTTTAGTTCCGGTTATCAATTGGCTTAGGAGTCACGGTACACCCCAACTTGAGTTTCACGGGGTCAAAATTGAGCTTGGGTGGTTCCAAGCCACAGCCAGTGGGTATTACCAGTTGGGAATAATTGTGGTGGCTGGAGATTATACTCTTTGTGATCTTCACCAGTCCGAGTGTTTGGAACACGGCGATTCATTCTCCAG GAACTTTGCTGCTGGGACACTAAGTAGTGTCAAGCTAGCAGAAGAGAGTCAGGTTTACACTAGCCATTTGTTATCACGGAAAAAGATTACCGGAGGATTCAATGGTGGTGTGATAAATGAAGCTTCCTTAAAATCACTGGTGTATAAGAGGGACTATCTCTATCCATTTTCTTTGCTATTACTCAACACCAGGCCTGTAGGTCGACAG GAGACTGTGCAGCTTATGATTACTATCATGCTTTTGGCTGACCTTTTGGTCACTCTTCTTATGCTGTTTCTGTTCTACTGGATATCTCTTGGGGCTTTTCTAGCTCTGCTTCTTATCCTTCCCCTATCTCTACTCTCCCCCTTTCCAGCAGGCTTGAATGCCTTATTCAGTAATGGTCCTAGGAGAGCTTCACTTGCTCGTGTTTATGCCTTGTGGAATGCTAGCTCAATCTCAAACATC GGTGTGGCGTTTATCTGTGGCATTATTCATTATATAACTACCTCAGTAAATTCCCAGCAAAAGTGGAGCATTTCACATCCAAG GGAAGATGACAAATGGTGGATTTTGCCAACCATTCTCCTGCTATTCAAGGCAATTCAAGCTCGATTTGTTGATTGGAATATAGCAAATCTAGAAGTCAAAGATTTCTCACTCTTCAGCCTTGATCCTGATACCTTTTGGACGGACGAATCTGTTTCGTGA
- the LOC142542775 gene encoding uncharacterized protein LOC142542775 isoform X1, whose translation MSEGGCKYGNADLPCELGSGTESVNKSDGYVAGGGMIVIGSRQWPLLRLENYGFISADGQSCHEPTRNCNATLVGGLGGGAGGTILLFLKSFSLANNSSFSVVGGYGGILGGGGGGRIHFHWSKIAVEEEYVPLASVDGTIELSGGAGSGDGFHGEKGTITGKQCPKGLYGTFCTECPVGTYKDVEGSDPNLCRPCSLELLPARANFIYTRGGVTQSNCPYKCISDKYRTSKCYTPFEELIYTFGGPWPLSLLMLCVVMLLALLLSTLRIKLLGSGNSYDNANSLEHHSDHRFPYLLSLSEVRGSRAEETQSHVHRMYFMGPNTFREPWHLPYSPPAAIFEIVYEDAFNRFIDEINSVATYEWWEGSVHSILSVLAYPCAWSWKQWRRRNKIHQLQEFVKSEYDHSCLRSCRSRALYKGMKVGATPDLMVSYIDFFFGGDEKCLDTVTSVRKRFPMRIIFGGDGSYMSPYNLYSDTLLTNLIAQHVPSTVWSRLVAGLNAQLRTVRRGSIRTSLVPVINWLRSHGTPQLEFHGVKIELGWFQATASGYYQLGIIVVAGDYTLCDLHQSECLEHGDSFSRNFAAGTLSSVKLAEESQVYTSHLLSRKKITGGFNGGVINEASLKSLVYKRDYLYPFSLLLLNTRPVGRQETVQLMITIMLLADLLVTLLMLFLFYWISLGAFLALLLILPLSLLSPFPAGLNALFSNGPRRASLARVYALWNASSISNIGVAFICGIIHYITTSVNSQQKWSISHPREDDKWWILPTILLLFKAIQARFVDWNIANLEVKDFSLFSLDPDTFWTDESVS comes from the exons TGATAGGATCTAGACAATGGCCGCTCCTAAGGCTTGAAAACTATGGGTTTATCAGTGCCGATGGCCAAAGTTGTCATGAACCGACTCGCAACTGTAATGCTACTCTCGTTGGTGGACTTGGTGGAGGTGCTGGTGGGACTATTCTTCTTTTTCTAAAGTCTTTTTCACTAGCAAATAACTCCTCTTTCTCTGTTGTTGGAGGCTATGGTGGCATTTTGGGTGGGGGTGGGGGTGGAAGAATTCATTTTCATTGGTCTAAGATAGCGGTTGAAGAGGAATATGTTCCTCTGGCATCTGTGGATGGCACCATTGAATTAAG TGGTGGTGCTGGGAGTGGAGATGGATTTCATGGGGAGAAGGGTACAATTACGGGGAAGCAATGCCCCAAAGGCCTGTATGGTACATTCTGTACA GAATGCCCTGTCGGAACGTACAAGGATGTTGAAGGATCTGATCCAAATCTTTGTAGGCCTTGTTCCCTTGAGCTCCTTCCCGCTCGTGCTAATTTTATATACACGAGAG GTGGAGTCACCCAATCAAATTGTCCTTATAAATGTATATCTGACAAATACAGAACATCTAAGTGCTACACACCTTTTGAGGAGCTGATATATACATTTGGTGGCCCCTGGCCTCTTTCCTTACTCATGTTGTGTGTCGTCATGCTCCTAGCTTTGTTGTTAAGTACTCTAAGAATCAAACTGCTTGGATCAGGAAACTCATATGACAATGCGAATTCTCTTGAACATCATTCTGATCATCGTTTTCCTTATCTACTTTCATTATCTGAG GTTCGTGGTTCCCGAGCAGAAGAAACTCAGAGTCATGTACATAGGATGTATTTTATGGGTCCCAATACATTTAGAGAACCTTGGCATCTCCCATACTCACCTCCCGCAGCAATATTTGAGATTGT GTATGAAGATGCTTTTAACAGATTCATTGATGAGATAAACTCTGTTGCCACGTATGAATGGTGGGAAGGTTCAGTACATAGCATACTTTCGGTCCTCGCATATCCTTGTGCCTGGTCCTGGAAACAATGGCGTAGGAGGAATAAAATTCATCAGCTTCAGGAGTTTGTCAAGTCTGAATATGACCATTCTTGTCTTCGTTCTTGCCGATCACGCGCTCTATACAAAGGAATGAAG GTTGGGGCAACACCTGACTTGATGGTTTCTTATATTGATTTTTTCTTCGGCGGTGATGAGAAATGTTTGGACACGGTAACCAGCGTACGGAAAAGATTTCCCATGAGAATTATTTTTGGTGGGGATGGAAGTTATATGTCACCATATAATCTATATAGTGACACATTATTGACAAATCTCATCGCCCAG CAtgtaccttcaactgtctggagtcGTCTGGTTGCTGGTTTGAATGCTCAGCTGAGGACAGTGAGGCGTGGGTCTATCCGCACCTCTTTAGTTCCGGTTATCAATTGGCTTAGGAGTCACGGTACACCCCAACTTGAGTTTCACGGGGTCAAAATTGAGCTTGGGTGGTTCCAAGCCACAGCCAGTGGGTATTACCAGTTGGGAATAATTGTGGTGGCTGGAGATTATACTCTTTGTGATCTTCACCAGTCCGAGTGTTTGGAACACGGCGATTCATTCTCCAG GAACTTTGCTGCTGGGACACTAAGTAGTGTCAAGCTAGCAGAAGAGAGTCAGGTTTACACTAGCCATTTGTTATCACGGAAAAAGATTACCGGAGGATTCAATGGTGGTGTGATAAATGAAGCTTCCTTAAAATCACTGGTGTATAAGAGGGACTATCTCTATCCATTTTCTTTGCTATTACTCAACACCAGGCCTGTAGGTCGACAG GAGACTGTGCAGCTTATGATTACTATCATGCTTTTGGCTGACCTTTTGGTCACTCTTCTTATGCTGTTTCTGTTCTACTGGATATCTCTTGGGGCTTTTCTAGCTCTGCTTCTTATCCTTCCCCTATCTCTACTCTCCCCCTTTCCAGCAGGCTTGAATGCCTTATTCAGTAATGGTCCTAGGAGAGCTTCACTTGCTCGTGTTTATGCCTTGTGGAATGCTAGCTCAATCTCAAACATC GGTGTGGCGTTTATCTGTGGCATTATTCATTATATAACTACCTCAGTAAATTCCCAGCAAAAGTGGAGCATTTCACATCCAAG GGAAGATGACAAATGGTGGATTTTGCCAACCATTCTCCTGCTATTCAAGGCAATTCAAGCTCGATTTGTTGATTGGAATATAGCAAATCTAGAAGTCAAAGATTTCTCACTCTTCAGCCTTGATCCTGATACCTTTTGGACGGACGAATCTGTTTCGTGA